The following DNA comes from Lathamus discolor isolate bLatDis1 chromosome 5, bLatDis1.hap1, whole genome shotgun sequence.
TCAGGGGATCTGCTAGGTGAGAGCAGGGAGGCTTTGCTGGGCTTGGGGACCTGCTTTCAACACCATGTCCAGACCACTGGAGAGCAGTGGAGGGCAGGACAGGACTAACACAGACAATCCCTCACTGCTGTTTCACTTTGAGTGTGGTGCATCCAGAGGGTCATCCTGGGCAGCCTGGGTTTTAGGGTGTTCTGCAGGTGACATTGCTGCAGTAGCCCACCCTAGTGGTGCTCTGTGCCACTCAGTATAACTGAATGTGCTTGTGTCTGCCTCTTTCTCCCTAGAAAACAACGCCTACAGCTTTGGGAGGACGACTATCGCTAACCTGAATTCTGGGTATGtgtgggcagggatgggataGATAATTGAGGCCCTTGGGGGGGGCATTTTGTAAATGCTTATTTGTTGCAGAGCCTCACCTCTTTGAACATTGTATTTCTGCCCTCACTGTGAGGCTAGTGATTGTAGGGCATGTGGTTGTAGGTCATGTGGCCATGCTGGTTACACTGCTCATGGCCCCAGCGCCTTCAGGGCCTGACCAGCCATACACAGACTTGTAGTGGTAACCTTGCATTGACCTTTGTGGTCTCCCTTGTGACAGGAATAACCTGCTGTGGCTGCATACATCTTTTGCCTTCCTGTACCTGCTGCTGACAGTGTACAGCATGCGCCGGCACACCTCCAAGATGCGCTACAAAGAGGATGACTTGGTGAGCAAGATCTGGTCACTCTCCCAGGCATATTTTCCATGCCCTTCTGTCAAGGTAGCCTTGACGAGAGTGCCGAGCACCCCCCTTCCCACAGCAATTTGGGACATTCTTATTTTGACTGTTCTTTTATTCTGCCTGGCCAAAGGCAGATCTCCAGAGCGGCAGCCCTGACTGTCTGTGGGGAAACAGGAGAAGTCTGCGCTGGGTGAATGTGGGGGGGACCTCATGTCTTACTTTGGATTTTCTGTAGCTGCTTTTGCTGCCTTCTTAAGGGTACCCCTTGTTTCTGTTCAGGCAGCTGCAGTGTAAGCTGCAGTGTAAGCCTGTTGTTCTGTAGTGCATCAGGATGCAGGATGCCAGCAGCTTGTGGAAGCTTAGGGGAAGGGGGATCCCCGGGTGCTAAGTGATGGGGCTGCATTTTCCTGTCACTGACTCAGGCCTTGGAGGGCTTTGCTGCCATGTGGTCTCATGCCATCCACACCTGCCTgccatctctctttttttccccttcctttcttccttccaggTTAAGAGAACTCTCTTCATTAATGGGATCTCAAAATATGCTGAGCCAGAGAAGATCAAGAAGCATTTTGAGTGAGTCTCCCTGTAGCCCTAATTAAAGGCTACTCTGTAACAGTGATGTTATTTGGGGTAGTGCTACTGTTGCCTAGAATGGCAGTAATACACTGAGAGCAGAAAGAGGTGAACACTTGAATTTTGGACAtcttgctgttatttttctgcaCATTTTATCTGAATGTGCGGTTTCCTTAGTCTTATGCCTTGGGATATGCCCACCTATCTCTGGCAGAACCATACTGATCAGTGTGGTAAGTAGTGGACAGGGCGTATCCTGAGATACAGTCAAGTTCAGAGGTGAGATACAGGCAGGAGATGCTCAAGCAGTGCCTGTGGGatgttgtgctgctgcttctgccctgATCACAGTCCTTGCagaaaagtatatttttaacaataaaattaaattcctCTCCTGTCAGGACCTCAGTGGACATAGTCAGAAACACGTTTAGAAGTGCCGTGGGGAGAGAAGTGCTTTGTACCTTTTGGGAACCCTTCTGCCTCTTCCTGATCCTATACCCTGTGGTATATGAAGGCAGAGGGGGTGTGGGGTTAGGAGGGGTTCTTCGCTGCCACAGGGTGAAAGTCCAAAGAGGAGTCTTGCGCTAGAGCCCAGAGGATGTAGCGTTTGTTCTACATGTTGCCTCCTCTGTAAGGGACAGGCAGGATCCCCTGCTGCCCCCAGCAAGCTCTTGTTATGCATTGTGATGCTCAGCCCCAGGGCAGGATAGAAGCCCTGGGTGCATGGGGTTTGCTTGAGGGTACAGCCTTTGGTGCCAGGTGATGAGCTGGTGCTTCCATCTGCAGGGAGGCCTATGCCAACTGCACTGTCCTGGAGGCCCGTCCCTGCTACGACGTGGCCCGGCTGATGTTCTTGGATGCAGAGAGGTAATGCCTGGTTTGGGAGAGGAGGCAGGGTGGGCCGGTGGCATGGGCTCCCCTCTAGTCTGGTGCCACAGGAGCTTTTCTGAGCCaccctgtttctttctctccttccttctcctccactCTCCGGTttcaggaagaaagcagagcGTGGCCGAATCTACTTCACCAACCTGCAGAGCAAGGAGAACACCCCATCCATGATCAACCCCAAGCCCTGCGGccacctgtgctgctgtgtcatCAGAGGCTGTGAGGAGGTGAGGGCAGAGCTGAGGTGTTGGGTGGGAGGGCACATGGGGGCTTGGGGCTCCGAGTCTCTGATCTGACCTTTGTCCCCCTGCCCAGGTGGAGGCCATTGAGTACTATACCAAGCTGGAGGAGAAACTCAAAGATGACTACAAGCgggagaaggagaaggtgaaTGAAAAGCCTCTGGGGATGGCCTTTGTCACCTTCCACAATGAGACCATCACAGCCATGTGAGTGCAGAGTCCTGTTCTCCACAGGAAGATGACCTGTCCCAGCTCTCGCCTTAAATCAGGGGAATGCCAGCACTAAGGCATTCTCCTCGGTTTGTCCCCGTCAGCCCTTTGTGTCAGcatctccctctttctcttctccagaatcCTCAAAGATTTCAATGCTTGTAAGTGCCAGGGCTGTGCATGCCGTGGGGAGCCCAGGGCCTCCTCCTGCAGCGAGTCCCTCCACGTCTCCAACTGGACCGTCAGCTATGCCCCTGACCCACAGAACATCTACTGGTGAGCAGTTCTGTGGGGCTCAGTGGGCCCTGCTAAGGGGAAAGGGGTGCATACTCTCTGTATCCCTCCCCATCTGCTCCTCTGGTAACTGAATGAGTTGTTCTTGCTGAAGCCCAGTCTGGCTGAGCTAGAAATCTGATCTGACTTGGAAGGGGAAAGCCTTAGGTTGGTGCCCCAAGATGCAGGCTGGGCCGTGGTGTATATGTGGCGCTCTGGACCTGCCCTTCTCCCCCATGCAGCTATCCTGATGtcctccttcctctttcccaggGAACACCTCTCCATCCGGGGCTTCATCTGGTGGATCCGCTGCCTCGTGATCAATGTGGTCCTCTtcatccttctctttttcctcaccACCCCTGCTATCATCATCACCACTATGGACAAGTTCAATGTCACCAAGCCCGTGGAGTACCTCAATGTAAGGCCTTCAGAGACGTGTACAGGATGGGTAGCATGAGAACTACCCCTACCACCTGCAAGGCTGGGGATAGGGAGAGAAATTGGCCAGGCTGCAGTGGCaactgctgtgctggggcatCAGTGTCAGCAAAGGCAGCCGTACCTACGGCTGGTGCAGAAGCTGACACACCATGTAACACATGGTCTCTTCTCTGCCATTGCAGAACCCCATCATCACCCAGTTCTTCCCCACCCTGTTGCTGTGGtgcttctctgctctgctgcccacCATCGTGTATTACTCTGCATTCTTCGAAGCGCACTGGACCAGGTAAGGACAGCCAGAGCTTGCTCTGAGTCACACCAGCGTGCTGCCTGGCCACTAGACATTATCACTGACGTAAAGCTCCTGCTGGATCCTTCTGCTTGACCTTCTGTTTTCCGCTCCAAGCATGGTGTTATGTTGCACCTCTTCGACACCTGGGGTCTGCCATAGACAGCTGTTCTGACAGTCTTTagctgctgttgtgcagcaTGGTTGTCTGAGCAGAGCTTAACATAGGTCTACGAGAAGATGAAAGCTGGCAGGAGTTGAGGCTGGTTGCTGGTGGCAAATGCTAGTAGCTAGAGAAGTTTTGGCTCTGGAGGGTGGGCAGGAATGGTGTGCTTATGCCCGTGTGTAAGTCATAGCTTTTCCAAGGGAAAAATCACCTTATTTGCTATGGCTTCTGGACACAGGGAAGGTATTTGAAGTGAAGAGCATTAAGAATATGCTGCTTGTGATGCACATTCCCCACAGGACATGCGATGtaagctttgctttctgctctgtgtcGCAACGGCTGGTGGGGAGGATGTGACCACATCAAGAGAGATGACTCTTTAGAGTCATCATCAAGAGAGTCCTCTAAAGataagagggatgggaaggccTGTGAAACAAGGAGGAGAGGAACTGGGACTCAAGAACAGACCTTATAGACAGTGGAAGGACAGGGAGCAAGTCCACATACTGGCAGTGGACAGGGTAGGATTCAGATTAGACACTGGGAGGTGCCTTCTGATGGGAAAACCGTGGGGGCACTTCTGATCGTGGCGGGGCAATGGTGAAAGATTAACAGCCTCCTCTCTGCCCTCAGGTCTGGAGAGAACAGGACAACCATGCACAAGTGTTACACCTTCCTCATCTTCATGGTCTTGCTGCTGCCATCACTGGGCCTGAGCAGGTACAAGTGGTGGGGAGGTAAAGCAAGTGCAGAGACCAGGAGCATGGGGAGGGTTAAGATGCACCCCTGGTAGTTCTCCTACACTAtattcttttcctgctgcacaaGTGCCCTGGTCACCACTCTCTTAGGAAGGTGACAGTTTAGTTCTGACTGGGTCTAGATTGGACCATACCTGTTTGTGTCCCTGAGAAGCTCACTGAATCAATGTGCAGATGAATTGACATGTGTCATGGTGTTAGAAATAATGCAGACAAAATTGGCATGGTTCATGGATGCATGTAAAAAGCCTGCTCAAGATCTGCTGGTGAAGGAGGCACTCCCCACATCTGCCCTGCACACTCCAAATTTTGCACAAAACTAGTGAATTTGCCATTCAAGCCAGCTCAGTGTAGGTTACACCTCTTGACTGCATGGGCAAGTTATGTGTAGGCTGCAGCAATGCTTGTCTGTTTGGATGTGAGCCCCAAATCTTCCTGCAGTTACAGAAATGCTCTGTGGCAAACAGCAGTGCATCAGCTGCCAGCCTTAGGCACGGGCTCCCAGCACTGAACGGTGGCTGAGTAGGGAAACTGGGAGGTGGGAGTGGGACTAGGGGTGATGGGAATTGATTACACATGATAGTGTGGGGGATCTCTACCTCCCTAAATTCTGGATTCAGGGTACAGCCCCTCAGTGGTGAAGGCAGGCAGCTCTTGAGAATAGACAAACTCCGATAGAGGCAGAATAGTCCTCCTTCCCAGGTActtgtagtgataagacaagggtaacagttttaaactgaaggagggtagatttagattggatataagaaagaaattctttattaggagggttgtgaggcactggcacaagttgcccagagaagctgtggctgccccatccctggcagtgttcaaggccaggttggacagggcttggaatAACctcatctagtggaaggtgaccctgctcatggcagggatgttgtaactagatgagctttaaagtcccttccaacccaaaccactctcaTTCTGTGATACAAGCTTACAAATGAGGCAGCTAAATGCATTTTGACTACAACAGTGTTAACAGACCAGGCTTCCTTCTGAGCACTCAGTCCCTTGCTGTTGCCTCTGGAGCTGTGTACTCCAGCAGTGCCCAAGGTGCCAGAGGCTTGGACAGTTTTGTATCAGAAAAtcagaaatgaggaaaatgggatttttaatttgtttgtttctaatcTCTGTTTTGGAGAGGGCCTCGTACCTAAACAGTTTCTTCTATAGAGTCAGGCACCTGTTCCTTGCATGAGGGAGGAGCaacagagggaagaagaaaatactttacTGACAGGATCAGATCAAAATGAGAAAAGTACACGAGAGCAGGAAGCTATACACTCCTTTTTGGGTGCTGCACTGTTTCCTCCAGTGTTTGATTTACATAATTGCTAGTGACACATCCCAAGAGGGAACAAGGCAGTCTATGGTCGGAGCTTTGGGTCCTTCTAGCGCAGCTTCCACGTCCTTGCACGTGCATGTCTGTCTGATCACTGTGTCTGACtgttcctcttttcttcctgcctcctcccccACAGCTTGGATGTGTTTTTCCGCTGGTTGTTTGACAAAAAGTTCCTTGCTGAAGCTGCTGTACGATTTGAGTAAGTAGAGCTGAGCAGAAGGCCCTTCTTTGCGATGCGGGGAGGTCCTTGTTGGTGTCCAAAGGTACTGGGGGCTCCTGGCTACTTTCCTGCAAGGCAGGAGCgcctcctgcagcctgctcttGCTGTGCCTCCCTAGGTGTGTGTTCCTGCCAGACAACGGGGCCTTCTTTGTCAACTATGTCATTGCCTCTGCCTTCATCGGGAATGCCATGGACCTGCTGCGCATCCCGGGGTTGCTCATGTACATGATACGGCTCTGCCTGGCCCGCTCAGCTGCGGAGCGGAGGAATGTCAAACGAGTATGTAGCGGGGCTGATGGGGGTGGGTTGTGGCCTCCACGTGGGGATGGaagtgctggagcggggccctGATGGGGCTGTGTGCGTTACCCCTGCTCAGCTCCTAGGGACATGCTGACATGTCTTTGTTCCTTCTTGCAGCACCAGGCCTACGAGTTCCAGTTTGGGGCTGCTTACGCGTGGATGATGTGTGTCTTCACTGTGGTCATGACATACAGCATCACCTGCCCCATCATCGTCCCTTTTGGTAAGAGATACCCCTGTGCCTCCATGTGTCAGAGGCTGGGAAGAACTTGAGGGGAAGGCAAGAAGGGTGGCTTGGGGGAGATAGAGGTCAGTTGTCAGTCAGAGGTGTTGGAAAAGGGGATGATTCTCCGCTGGCATACCTCCCTTTCTCCCAGGGCTCATGTACATGCTGCTTAAGCACCTGGTGGACCGATACAACTTGTATTATGCTTACCTGCCTGCCAAGCTGGACAAGAAGATCCATTCAGGGGCTGTGAACCAGGTGGTGGCAGCCCCCATCCTCTGCCTCTTCTGGCTTCTATTCTTCTCCACCATGCGCACAGGTGAATGCTGAGCTGGGATGCCAGCCTCTGGCCTCCTACAGAGCCACTTCCCTTGCCAGGCTGTGGTCCTGGCAGCCGTGGAGCACAGTCCCTCTGACACCACCACTTCGGTTTTCCTTTGCCCTAGGGTTCCTGGCCCCCACTTCCATGTTCACCTTTGTGGTCCTCGTGATCACCATTGTGATCTGCCTGTGTCACGTCTGCTTCGGGCACTTCAAATACCTCAGCGCTCACAACTACAAGGTGAGGCAGAGTACTGGGTAGGGGTGTGGGACCTTCTCCTAGGTAGCACAGCTCAGCCACGGAACAGCAGGCGCTCCTGGGGAGTCACAGCCTGCTCCCCAGAAGAGCCTCTCAACCCTGGGTCTCTTCACAGAGGGGACAGTCCCAAGGCTGTCCCTGCTGTCTGTATGCTGCTCTTGTGGTGGGACAGCAAACGCATTGCCCAGCAGTCTTaacttctcattttctctccagATTGACCACACGGAGGTGGACGCTGTAGAAAACAGGCAGAATGGGAGACCTGCCACCAGTCTGCCGGCTCCCAAATCAGCTGTGAgtccctgtccctgcccctgcccctgcctccATGTCCTGCTGTGCTCCTTACCCAGGTTTGGGAAGGGGGTGACTGCCTGTCAGAGTAACTCGCTCCTCATCTCTCTGAGGCAGCACCCAGAGTCTCCCAGTGAGGGTGGGAGACAAGTGTTTGGTGCTGTGCCCCTCATGGGGTGCTGAACTGTAACACCAcccacacacatgcatgcacactcGGCCCTTTCCCACTGCTCCTCAGATGCTGTGCATCTACTCTCTGCCTCTCTCTCTCAGCTGGGACAGTGAATCCAGCTGGGTCAGTCTCACTTCTCATTCTGCATCTTTGCATGTTGCCTGTCAGCAAAGGCTGTCACACACCACGAAAGCAACACAAAGGGGTCTCTGTGGGCATTGCCTTGAAGGCCATGAAAGTGCTTTGGGGactctccctcccctgcccagcTCTTGAGATCACAGtcagttttctgtatttctccgTGGTTCACTGTATTGTTCAGCTGCTTCCTTCCACCATGACACTTTTGTAGTTGGGTTATGTGCAGAGCAGTTCAGGGGGTACATGCAGAGACGGGGTACAGCAGTGCCTCCTGCTTTCTCaggggagctgtgctggggtgTGCGTATGTAATCCAGGCTCCTTACTAGTCTCCATGTACCTAAGGGCAGTGGCATCTTGCCAAAAGGAGATTCCTATAGGAGGCAGGCACAGCCTCAGAGGGACACATCCACTGGCAAAAAGGGAGCACAATCTTCCAGTCCACATGGGCTCCACAGAGCTGAGAAGCTCCATGTTTTCCCAGCCCTGGctccctggggatgctggggttTGCCAGTTCCACTGTTGCCAGGGCCAAGCCATCCCCACTTTTAGCCCCTCTCCCAGTACATCATGGGAATTCTGGACCTTTCCTCACCTTCCAAACGTATCTCCACTCTCAGCCTCTTGCATGGCTCTTTGTGTATTGTGCTGTGCTGCCAGGAGAAGCCCCTGGGCTCACGTGTGTTTCTGCTCTCTCCCACCGCTCGCCTGCCCTGTGCCTGGCCTGGCAGAAGTACATCGCCCAAGTGCTGCAGGACTCCTCACCGGAGGGCGAAGCAACGGAGTCAGAGGAGCAGGGCTCCCAGGACGAGGAGCTCATCAATGCAGATGGCATGAACGACACAGATTTCCAGTCGTGTGAGGACAGCCTCATAGAGAACGAGATCCACCAGTAGGGACCTCGGAGGGCGGGAGGGGAAGGAagcccaggagcagggcaggctgTGCACATGGAGACCTAGGGAGAGGTACCCAagggtgctggctgctgccctTGCCCACCCTGCCCCCTGGGGGCTGCTGCCTTCAGTGGGGGCAGGAGCCCTGTCACAAGCTCTCCATTTCCCTGCCCTTCCACCCTGCGCTGGCCCAGCAGCTCGGCGGGCATGCTCTTTTACTAGCTACCTTCTTCAATGTGTCCCCAGACCCCAAAACCCCgggggctggggagaaggggggcTGTGACCCCCACGGTGCTGCTCTGGacctgcagggaggaggagggctgGGTGAGCTGTTGGGGGGGCGCAGGGGGGAACCTTTGGGGTCTTCTCATCAGGCCCCTCTGTCCCCCTTCCTCCTGGTAGGAAACACTAATAATTTATTAGACTTGCAGGAAAGTGATGAACTAAAAGCTTTAGTCAGTGTATGGGAAGCCccacctgggggggggggggggggatgcctTCTGTTGTGTCTTCTCCCCTTGCTTGCACGTGCCCTTTCTCAACCCCGTGCAGCACGCACTTGGTGTGACGTGCCAGGAGCTGGGCCAGGCACTGGGGTGGTGACAGACATCCCCCGCCACGGGGAAGGGGCCAGCCTGGCCTCTCGTGGTCAGGGGTGGCACCGCTGTGGGGAAGGAGCGTGAGCCAGGCAGCCCCTTGCAGGGTGAGGGGTGcggagggcaggaggaggcgCAGGCAGCCTCTCCCCCGGGTCCTgtcccctcctccccagggGCGCAGGCAAGGGGTTGCAGCATCATTTTAAGTGGCATTTTACTCCCCTTTCAAACAAATCAACCGGACCCCTGTGTGGTACCATGGCCCCCTTTGCTGCTCTGTGTCTGCACAGCAGGGTCAGGTCTCAGGGGCAGGGTGCTAGGGAGAAGGGGTCCTGGACTGCAGGCCCTCAGCACCCTGCGGGCCCAGCTCTGCCTGGTTGTGATGGGGCCCCATGGGCTGCTTTCCCTGAGCAGGGTCTTGGCCCAGCTGAGGGGTTCAGAGAGGGAGGGAGCCCCGGGAGAGCAGCCCCTGGGAGCCCTCTCTGAGCAAGACCACATCTTCAGGAGCACAGAAGGttcctggggctgtgctggcttCCTTCAGCGGCACTGACTGGGTGTAGGCCCCCCTGCCATCACCCAGCCTGAGAGAGGGGGCTGTTCCTGCCCTACCTCTGCCCTTGACCCTTTCCTGTTTGGTAGCTGTGTCCCAGAGGCAGGCAGGGGACAGGTTGGATTGGAGAGGTGGATTGGAGCCCCTGGCACCTGCGGGAAGGTCTGACCCTGTTTAAAGGCTCTTTGAGAGGAGGTTTCTGGACAGGATCAGTTGCCCTCAATTGCTTACCCCCTCCCCTTGTgtaaaatgtaaaggaaaataataaatctcCCTGCTATTGAGCTATATTTATTTCCCTCGACCCCTGCCACCATCCTGTTTGGTGCTCATTGCAGACACTATCACCCTCCCTTTGCCTGTCCCCTGTGGGTGCTGCACCGGCCCAACTGGGGCCATACCCTCCAGGGTCTGACAGGCTGGGTGGAAGGGGACAGTCATTTACCCTTTCAGTCACCTGTGCTGGCCCTGGAGCTCCAGGCACTTTAACAGACCCAAACAAGTGACGCATCGGCCCTGCCACTGCTCTGCTATGGGGCAGGGTGGTCCCACCCATGGCTTCTTTCCCCGTTGTCCCCCAGAGGAGGGGAGCCAGACACACGGAGCAgtgggggctgctctgggagGATGTAGCTGACATTCCTGCACACCTCTCGGTAGGAATCCTAGGCCTGGAGGAAAgggggatggaggggaaaaGATGTGGGTCTTCAGTGCATGGTGAGGGCAGGCCACCCGGCTCCTGCGgcttggctggggctggagcatgTGTGAGTGCAGAGGGGCATGGTGAGTGTCACCCATTCCCCCAGGGGTGAGGCAGAAATGACACGAGAGCTCCGGGGCTGAGGCAGGGGGGATGTTGATCCTGTTCCCTGTTCCTGCACCCACTAACCCCCGCCCCCCCTTGGTCCAGCAGGTGGCTGGGTTGCTCCAGTCTCTAGGCATGGCCACAGGCCGGGGCTGCCCCTGTGGCTGTGGGGGCTCTGCCCGCAGAGAGCTGTGTGTTCCGAGTGGCACTGTCTGTAGAGATGTGTATAATACCCTGTATATATTTGTgtacaaaagaaaaggagaaaaaggagctgTTGTTCTTGCAGTCTTTTCTTTGTGGAGTGGGTTGGGGGCTGGGAGGAGAGCACCCCAGCTGCAACAGGCATGCAGGAGCATGCATGGTGCAAAAGGAGGTGGAGGGTTGTGTGCCCTCCCTGCGTGAGTGCAAGACCTTGCCCTCTtgccagaaagccagctgtggCTCACCGGCTCCCCAGCCCAAGCAGGCTTTCCCTCTGGCTTGCAGAAGCATCAGAGGCTTTGCTGCTAAAAGCAGGTAGAAGGGGAGCTGCATGCACTTATGCTGGGGTGCAGGAAGAAGCTTTGGGGATGGtgtgggaggggaggggagagttGCTGGTAGCCAGATGGCAAATGTCAGCCCAACCCTACAGTCTCAGTAGCCACTTAAATGGCTGCTCCTGCCGCCTCCAGCCAGAAACCTGTCTCCGAGCCTGGTCTGTGTGGACAGCTAAAGCCTTTGGGAAGGGATGAGGGGTGCTAGACCCCTGGCATGCAGCCTGGCTGagtctgctttcctgctgtgtGATGCTGCTTGCAGCTCTGCCATCCCCTGAGCACGGGGCAGGCCGCAAGCAGCCAGCCCCCGGGACTGCTCCCTGCCGCTCTGCGGTGCAGGCTGGAGCCGGGGTGCTCCCAGCGGGTGCTGCACGCACGGGTTTATGTACAGTGGCTGTTGCTTGGAGGACGGCCCGAGGGAGAGGCGATGTGTGGGGCAGGCCTCGGAGCCGGGCGGGTGAGCGCAGGCTCCCAGCTCGGTTCCCACCTCCCCGTGTTCAGGCTCCGCAGCTTGatgtgccagcagcacagcatgagGGGGGGCACAAGgccctccttcccccagcagcCCACAGCCAGAGGGACAACGCCTGGACCCAAACAAAGAGAGCTAAAGACCAGAACAGTGCCTGCTGCCAAGTTCTGCAGGCATTGCGGCAAAGGGAAACTTGAGGGGAGAAGTCAAGGAAATTACACAGGTATTTGTGCAGGTATTTGACAGAAACTGCTCCCAAGCACAAGGGGCAGGACACGGGGAATCCTGCATGATGGGATTATGCAGGAGGTGTCTCCTAGCCCAGGAGAGTCAGCTGTGAAAGCAGCTTTAAAGGTCATTGAGGGATAATGAGGCAAGAGATGAACAGGAGGTGAATGGGGTCACAAGGGTGGGCTCTGTCCTGGGTGGGTTTGAGCAGGCAAGGCAAGCAGTGGTGGTCCGGGCCAGTGACGAAGCTGGCAGATCCATTCAGGTAAAAACCAGGACTTGCTCTGCCCTGGCACTGCAGGACTGCTTGCTCCTTGTCAGAGCacgctgctgcctgcagctctgcgCAGAGCTGTGAGCCCAGCAGGGACCCTTCCAGCCTGCGGGCAGGGGCATAGCTGCCTTTTGAGGCAGATTAAGTTGAGATTAAGATTTGAGAGGCAGATTTGAGTTGAGATTAAGATGGAGTGGCTGCTGTGGCTGGATTGGAGC
Coding sequences within:
- the TMEM63B gene encoding CSC1-like protein 2 isoform X1, whose protein sequence is MPLRGLGRHSALAHKEDDEAVEMLPYVIATLGSAGATCKTSTCNNSTKDYCYSARIRSTVLQGLPFGGVPTVLALDFMCFLALLFVFSILRKVAWDYGRLALVTDADRRRRWQTEREEREYVASALHSDNHDRYERLTSVSSSVDFDQRDNGFCSWLTAIFRIKDDEIRDKCGGDAVHYLSFQRHIIGLLVAVGVLSVGIVLPVNFSGDLLENNAYSFGRTTIANLNSGNNLLWLHTSFAFLYLLLTVYSMRRHTSKMRYKEDDLVKRTLFINGISKYAEPEKIKKHFEEAYANCTVLEARPCYDVARLMFLDAERKKAERGRIYFTNLQSKENTPSMINPKPCGHLCCCVIRGCEEVEAIEYYTKLEEKLKDDYKREKEKVNEKPLGMAFVTFHNETITAIILKDFNACKCQGCACRGEPRASSCSESLHVSNWTVSYAPDPQNIYWEHLSIRGFIWWIRCLVINVVLFILLFFLTTPAIIITTMDKFNVTKPVEYLNNPIITQFFPTLLLWCFSALLPTIVYYSAFFEAHWTRSGENRTTMHKCYTFLIFMVLLLPSLGLSSLDVFFRWLFDKKFLAEAAVRFECVFLPDNGAFFVNYVIASAFIGNAMDLLRIPGLLMYMIRLCLARSAAERRNVKRHQAYEFQFGAAYAWMMCVFTVVMTYSITCPIIVPFGLMYMLLKHLVDRYNLYYAYLPAKLDKKIHSGAVNQVVAAPILCLFWLLFFSTMRTGFLAPTSMFTFVVLVITIVICLCHVCFGHFKYLSAHNYKIDHTEVDAVENRQNGRPATSLPAPKSAKYIAQVLQDSSPEGEATESEEQGSQDEELINADGMNDTDFQSCEDSLIENEIHQ
- the TMEM63B gene encoding CSC1-like protein 2 isoform X2, with protein sequence MLPYVIATLGSAGATCKTSTCNNSTKDYCYSARIRSTVLQGLPFGGVPTVLALDFMCFLALLFVFSILRKVAWDYGRLALVTDADRRRRWQTEREEREYVASALHSDNHDRYERLTSVSSSVDFDQRDNGFCSWLTAIFRIKDDEIRDKCGGDAVHYLSFQRHIIGLLVAVGVLSVGIVLPVNFSGDLLENNAYSFGRTTIANLNSGNNLLWLHTSFAFLYLLLTVYSMRRHTSKMRYKEDDLVKRTLFINGISKYAEPEKIKKHFEEAYANCTVLEARPCYDVARLMFLDAERKKAERGRIYFTNLQSKENTPSMINPKPCGHLCCCVIRGCEEVEAIEYYTKLEEKLKDDYKREKEKVNEKPLGMAFVTFHNETITAIILKDFNACKCQGCACRGEPRASSCSESLHVSNWTVSYAPDPQNIYWEHLSIRGFIWWIRCLVINVVLFILLFFLTTPAIIITTMDKFNVTKPVEYLNNPIITQFFPTLLLWCFSALLPTIVYYSAFFEAHWTRSGENRTTMHKCYTFLIFMVLLLPSLGLSSLDVFFRWLFDKKFLAEAAVRFECVFLPDNGAFFVNYVIASAFIGNAMDLLRIPGLLMYMIRLCLARSAAERRNVKRHQAYEFQFGAAYAWMMCVFTVVMTYSITCPIIVPFGLMYMLLKHLVDRYNLYYAYLPAKLDKKIHSGAVNQVVAAPILCLFWLLFFSTMRTGFLAPTSMFTFVVLVITIVICLCHVCFGHFKYLSAHNYKIDHTEVDAVENRQNGRPATSLPAPKSAKYIAQVLQDSSPEGEATESEEQGSQDEELINADGMNDTDFQSCEDSLIENEIHQ